A single genomic interval of Malania oleifera isolate guangnan ecotype guangnan chromosome 11, ASM2987363v1, whole genome shotgun sequence harbors:
- the LOC131168562 gene encoding glucomannan 4-beta-mannosyltransferase 1-like isoform X2, which translates to MRMRNLAVPVEPEVRVEDVVGDNLRGAWERIRVLPVIVPAVLRVAICVCAGMSIMLFAERVYMAIVIMCVKLLGKKKSTKYKKQQQQQGTIKEDLEVLHQIYPTVLIQIPMYNEKEVYKLSIGAACSLWWPSNRLIVQVLDDSTNEDLRKMVEMECMKWMGKGVKVEYENRNNRNGYKAGALREGLQREYVRDCEFVAIFDADFQPDQDFLRRAIPFLIDNPELALVQARWKFDECLMTRLQEMSLDYHFNVEQEVGSSTCSFFGFNGTAGVWRIQAINDAGGWKDRTTVEDMDLAVRASLKGWKFLFLGDLAVKNELPSTFKAYRYQQHRWSCGPANLFRKMTKEIIHCEKVSIWKKFHVIYAFFFVRKIVAHWVTFFFYCVIMPASILVPEVHLPKPIAIYIPATITILNAICTPRSLHLVVFWILFENVMSLHRAKAAIIGLLEANCVNEWVVTEKLGSAIKQNKITKAPKKPRSTVGERIYVLELIMGMFLLHCGICDMLFGKDHFFIYLLLQAGAFFVVGFGYVGTFVPN; encoded by the exons ATGAGGATGAGAAATTTGGCTGTGCCAGTAGAGCCGGAGGTGAGAGTGGAAGATGTTGTGGGGGATAATCTGAGAGGAGCGTGGGAGCGCATAAGGGTACTTCCAGTGATCGTGCCAGCAGTGTTGAGGGTGGCAATATGCGTGTGCGCGGGGATGTCCATTATGCTGTTTGCGGAGCGAGTCTACATGGCAATTGTCATCATGTGTGTCAAGCTGCTGGGGAAGAAGAAATCCACCAAGTACaaaaagcagcagcagcagcaaggCACCATAAAAGAAGACCTAGAAGTACTGCACCAAATCTACCCCACCGTTTTGATTCAAATACCCATGTACAATGAGAAGGAG GTTTACAAGCTTTCCATTGGAGCTGCATGCAGTCTTTGGTGGCCGTCTAATCGTCTTATAGTTCAGGTTCTCGACGACTCCACAAATGAAGATCTGAGG AAAATGGTGGAGATGGAGTGCATGAAGTGGATGGGAAAAGGAGTGAAGGTGGAATACGAGAACAGGAACAACAGGAACGGGTACAAGGCGGGGGCTCTGAGGGAAGGGTTACAGAGGGAGTACGTGAGAGACTGCGAGTTCGTGGCCATCTTCGACGCTGACTTCCAGCCTGACCAGGATTTCCTCCGCAGGGCCATTCCTTTTCTCATCGACAACCCTGAGTTGGCTCTGGTCCAAGCCAGATGGAAATTTG ATGAGTGCCTGATGACTAGGCTCCAAGAGATGTCTCTCGACTACCATTTCAACGTAGAGCAAGAAGTGGGCTCGTCAACATGCTCATTCTTTGGTTTCAATG GAACAGCGGGTGTTTGGCGGATTCAGGCAATAAATGATGCTGGCGGATGGAAAGATCGAACCACAGTTGAAGACATGGACCTTGCAGTCAGAGCTAGCCTCAAGGGTTGGAAATTTCTCTTCCTTGGAGACTTGGCA GTAAAAAATGAACTCCCAAGCACTTTCAAGGCATACCGGTATCAGCAGCACCGCTGGTCATGTGGCCCTGCCAATCTCTTCAGGAAAATGACCAAGGAAATCATTCATTGTGAG AAAGTATCCATCTGGAAGAAATTTCATGTCATATATGCGTTCTTCTTTGTGAGGAAGATTGTTGCGCACTGGGTCACCTTCTTCTTTTATTGTGTAATCATGCCCGCAAGTATTTTGGTTCCTGAAGTCCATCTCCCAAAGCCCATAGCTATTTATATTCCAGCAACTATCACCATTTTAAATGCAATCTGCACTCCAAG ATCACTGCATCTGGTTGTCTTTTGGATCCTGTTTGAGAATGTGATGTCCCTCCATCGAGCTAAGGCAGCAATTATCGGACTATTAGAAGCTAACTGTGTCAATGAATGGGTTGTGACTGAGAAGCTGGGGAGTGCCATAAAGCAAAACAAAATTACCAAAGCACCAAAGAAGCCACGATCTACAGTTGGAGAAAG GATTTATGTTTTGGAGCTGATAATGGGAATGTTTCTGTTACACTGTGGAATATGTGACATGCTCTTTGGAAAAGACCATTTTTTCATCTATCTATTACTGCAAGCTGGGGCCTTTTTTGTTGTGGGATTTGGTTATGTAGGAACATTTGTACCAAACTAG
- the LOC131168562 gene encoding glucomannan 4-beta-mannosyltransferase 1-like isoform X1: MRMRNLAVPVEPEVRVEDVVGDNLRGAWERIRVLPVIVPAVLRVAICVCAGMSIMLFAERVYMAIVIMCVKLLGKKKSTKYKKQQQQQGTIKEDLEVLHQIYPTVLIQIPMYNEKEVYKLSIGAACSLWWPSNRLIVQVLDDSTNEDLRKMVEMECMKWMGKGVKVEYENRNNRNGYKAGALREGLQREYVRDCEFVAIFDADFQPDQDFLRRAIPFLIDNPELALVQARWKFVNADECLMTRLQEMSLDYHFNVEQEVGSSTCSFFGFNGTAGVWRIQAINDAGGWKDRTTVEDMDLAVRASLKGWKFLFLGDLAVKNELPSTFKAYRYQQHRWSCGPANLFRKMTKEIIHCEKVSIWKKFHVIYAFFFVRKIVAHWVTFFFYCVIMPASILVPEVHLPKPIAIYIPATITILNAICTPRSLHLVVFWILFENVMSLHRAKAAIIGLLEANCVNEWVVTEKLGSAIKQNKITKAPKKPRSTVGERIYVLELIMGMFLLHCGICDMLFGKDHFFIYLLLQAGAFFVVGFGYVGTFVPN, translated from the exons ATGAGGATGAGAAATTTGGCTGTGCCAGTAGAGCCGGAGGTGAGAGTGGAAGATGTTGTGGGGGATAATCTGAGAGGAGCGTGGGAGCGCATAAGGGTACTTCCAGTGATCGTGCCAGCAGTGTTGAGGGTGGCAATATGCGTGTGCGCGGGGATGTCCATTATGCTGTTTGCGGAGCGAGTCTACATGGCAATTGTCATCATGTGTGTCAAGCTGCTGGGGAAGAAGAAATCCACCAAGTACaaaaagcagcagcagcagcaaggCACCATAAAAGAAGACCTAGAAGTACTGCACCAAATCTACCCCACCGTTTTGATTCAAATACCCATGTACAATGAGAAGGAG GTTTACAAGCTTTCCATTGGAGCTGCATGCAGTCTTTGGTGGCCGTCTAATCGTCTTATAGTTCAGGTTCTCGACGACTCCACAAATGAAGATCTGAGG AAAATGGTGGAGATGGAGTGCATGAAGTGGATGGGAAAAGGAGTGAAGGTGGAATACGAGAACAGGAACAACAGGAACGGGTACAAGGCGGGGGCTCTGAGGGAAGGGTTACAGAGGGAGTACGTGAGAGACTGCGAGTTCGTGGCCATCTTCGACGCTGACTTCCAGCCTGACCAGGATTTCCTCCGCAGGGCCATTCCTTTTCTCATCGACAACCCTGAGTTGGCTCTGGTCCAAGCCAGATGGAAATTTG TAAATGCAGATGAGTGCCTGATGACTAGGCTCCAAGAGATGTCTCTCGACTACCATTTCAACGTAGAGCAAGAAGTGGGCTCGTCAACATGCTCATTCTTTGGTTTCAATG GAACAGCGGGTGTTTGGCGGATTCAGGCAATAAATGATGCTGGCGGATGGAAAGATCGAACCACAGTTGAAGACATGGACCTTGCAGTCAGAGCTAGCCTCAAGGGTTGGAAATTTCTCTTCCTTGGAGACTTGGCA GTAAAAAATGAACTCCCAAGCACTTTCAAGGCATACCGGTATCAGCAGCACCGCTGGTCATGTGGCCCTGCCAATCTCTTCAGGAAAATGACCAAGGAAATCATTCATTGTGAG AAAGTATCCATCTGGAAGAAATTTCATGTCATATATGCGTTCTTCTTTGTGAGGAAGATTGTTGCGCACTGGGTCACCTTCTTCTTTTATTGTGTAATCATGCCCGCAAGTATTTTGGTTCCTGAAGTCCATCTCCCAAAGCCCATAGCTATTTATATTCCAGCAACTATCACCATTTTAAATGCAATCTGCACTCCAAG ATCACTGCATCTGGTTGTCTTTTGGATCCTGTTTGAGAATGTGATGTCCCTCCATCGAGCTAAGGCAGCAATTATCGGACTATTAGAAGCTAACTGTGTCAATGAATGGGTTGTGACTGAGAAGCTGGGGAGTGCCATAAAGCAAAACAAAATTACCAAAGCACCAAAGAAGCCACGATCTACAGTTGGAGAAAG GATTTATGTTTTGGAGCTGATAATGGGAATGTTTCTGTTACACTGTGGAATATGTGACATGCTCTTTGGAAAAGACCATTTTTTCATCTATCTATTACTGCAAGCTGGGGCCTTTTTTGTTGTGGGATTTGGTTATGTAGGAACATTTGTACCAAACTAG